In Paracoccus sp. TOH, a single window of DNA contains:
- a CDS encoding glycosyltransferase family 2 protein, producing MPRLTRWPIWKRLRRRTRRQWLIGRALNRARALRPVQNRTDAIRPGDILVFVTLRNELIRLPWFFDHYRKLGVQHFLVVDNASADGSAEWLAGQLDVSLWRTEASYKESRFGMDWLNALLRRYGSGHWCLTVDPDEFLIYPHHDTRPLQALTDWLDAGGIRSFSAMLLDMYPKGSLVSQPYRAGQDPFEIARWFDPANYTIRKNWEYGNLWIQGGPRGRAFFADDPGNGPALNKIPLVRWERSYAYVSSTHMLLPRSLNIVYDEHGGEKASGCLLHAKFLSTFVEKSAEELTRRQHYADSQEYMAYHSGLQDDPDFWCEQSCELQDWRQLEDLGLISKGHWA from the coding sequence GTGCCCAGGCTGACGCGCTGGCCGATCTGGAAGCGCCTGCGTCGGCGGACCCGGCGGCAATGGCTGATCGGGCGGGCCCTGAACCGCGCCCGCGCCCTGCGGCCGGTGCAGAACCGCACCGATGCCATCCGGCCCGGCGACATCCTGGTCTTTGTCACCCTGCGCAACGAGCTGATCCGGCTGCCCTGGTTCTTCGACCATTACCGCAAGCTGGGGGTGCAGCATTTCCTGGTGGTGGACAATGCCAGCGCCGACGGCAGCGCGGAATGGCTGGCCGGCCAGCTCGACGTCTCGTTGTGGCGGACCGAGGCGAGCTACAAGGAATCGCGTTTCGGCATGGACTGGCTGAACGCGCTGTTGCGGCGCTATGGCAGCGGGCATTGGTGCCTGACCGTCGATCCCGACGAGTTCCTGATCTATCCGCATCACGACACCCGGCCCCTGCAGGCGCTGACCGATTGGCTGGACGCGGGCGGGATCCGGTCCTTTTCGGCCATGCTGCTGGACATGTATCCCAAGGGCTCGCTGGTCTCGCAGCCTTATCGCGCCGGGCAGGATCCGTTCGAGATCGCGCGCTGGTTCGATCCGGCGAATTACACGATCCGCAAGAACTGGGAATATGGCAACCTGTGGATCCAGGGCGGGCCGCGCGGCCGGGCCTTCTTTGCCGACGATCCCGGCAATGGTCCGGCGCTGAACAAGATCCCGCTGGTGCGGTGGGAGCGGTCCTATGCCTATGTCAGCTCGACCCACATGCTGCTGCCGCGTTCGCTGAACATCGTCTATGACGAGCATGGCGGCGAAAAGGCCTCGGGCTGCCTGCTGCATGCCAAGTTCCTGTCCACGTTCGTCGAGAAATCCGCCGAGGAGCTGACCCGGCGGCAGCATTACGCCGACAGCCAGGAATACATGGCCTATCATTCGGGCCTGCAGGACGATCCGGACTTCTGGTGCGAGCAGTCCTGCGAGCTGCAGGACTGGCGCCAGCTCGAGGATCTGGGCCTGATCTCCAAGGGGCACTGGGCATGA
- a CDS encoding beta-1,6-N-acetylglucosaminyltransferase, whose translation MSGGGEIRLGVIMLCHDELPTAARMARVWAEGGASVAVHVDAKAPAAGMAAMRGALADLPQVLFSPRHSCEWGMFSLVQATQDAAALLLDRFEDLTHVMVVSGSCLPLRPVQDLRAFLALHPRRDFIESVTAADVGWTVGGLNEERFTLHFPFSWRRRRKLFDRYVALQRRLRYKRRIPQGLVPHLGSQWWCLTRPTLRAILADPRRAEFDRYFRRVWIPDESYFQSLARRHSRNIESRSLTLAKFDGQGKPYIFYDDHLGMLEQSRCFVARKIWRRAHRLYAHFPHGDTARPSADEPRPERLDRMISQAVARCSLGRPGLYMQSRFPLKDRENGKTSAAYGVLQGFSDLFPDFEPWLSSRVDADVHGHLFAVHGAEFAGRSPIGPGGLSDSAALRDLDQRGFVANLIRVTQRMQVWQFSPRDGQEMNWFTATDPNARIFVITGAWAVPLLHSDMPFDDIRRVAAILQRTELAQMEVLNSVWLKAQTQVWTLGDFCARPADALRGVLRQLGGDPEAATNLPPMRDVAGMGRFLQRLRNAGLRPQLMGEFPATDISPAPSTPVPEESSAP comes from the coding sequence ATGAGCGGCGGGGGCGAGATCCGGCTGGGCGTGATCATGCTCTGTCACGACGAATTGCCGACCGCCGCCCGCATGGCGCGGGTCTGGGCCGAGGGCGGCGCCTCGGTGGCGGTGCATGTCGATGCCAAGGCGCCGGCCGCCGGGATGGCGGCGATGCGCGGCGCTCTGGCGGATCTGCCGCAGGTGCTGTTCAGCCCCCGGCATTCCTGCGAATGGGGCATGTTCAGCCTGGTGCAGGCCACTCAGGATGCGGCGGCGCTGCTGCTTGACCGCTTCGAGGACCTGACGCATGTGATGGTGGTCTCGGGCTCCTGCCTGCCCTTGCGGCCGGTGCAGGATCTGCGCGCCTTCCTGGCCCTGCATCCCCGGCGCGACTTCATCGAAAGCGTGACCGCGGCGGATGTCGGCTGGACCGTGGGCGGGCTGAACGAGGAACGCTTCACCCTGCACTTTCCCTTCTCGTGGCGGCGCCGGCGCAAGCTGTTCGACCGCTATGTCGCGTTGCAGCGCCGGCTGCGCTACAAGCGCCGCATCCCGCAGGGCCTGGTGCCGCATCTGGGCTCGCAATGGTGGTGCCTGACGCGGCCGACCCTGCGCGCCATCCTGGCCGATCCGCGCCGGGCCGAGTTCGACCGCTATTTCCGCCGGGTCTGGATCCCCGACGAGAGCTATTTCCAGAGCCTGGCCCGCCGGCATTCGCGCAATATCGAAAGCCGTTCGCTGACGCTGGCCAAGTTCGACGGGCAGGGCAAGCCCTATATCTTCTACGACGACCATCTGGGGATGCTGGAACAATCGCGCTGCTTCGTGGCGCGCAAGATCTGGCGCCGCGCCCATCGGCTTTACGCGCATTTCCCGCATGGCGATACGGCCCGTCCCTCGGCCGACGAGCCGCGGCCCGAACGGCTGGACCGGATGATCAGCCAGGCCGTGGCGCGGTGCAGCCTGGGCCGGCCGGGGCTTTACATGCAGAGCCGCTTTCCGCTGAAGGACCGCGAGAACGGCAAGACCTCGGCGGCCTATGGCGTATTGCAGGGCTTCAGCGACCTGTTCCCCGATTTCGAGCCCTGGCTCTCCAGCCGCGTCGATGCCGATGTGCATGGCCACCTGTTCGCGGTCCACGGCGCCGAATTCGCCGGCCGCTCGCCGATCGGGCCGGGGGGGCTGTCGGACAGCGCCGCGCTGCGCGACCTGGACCAGCGCGGTTTCGTCGCCAATCTGATCCGCGTCACCCAGCGGATGCAGGTCTGGCAATTCAGTCCGCGCGACGGGCAAGAGATGAACTGGTTCACCGCCACCGACCCCAATGCGCGGATCTTCGTCATCACCGGCGCCTGGGCGGTGCCGCTGCTGCATTCCGATATGCCCTTCGACGATATCCGCCGCGTCGCCGCCATCCTGCAGCGCACCGAGCTGGCGCAGATGGAGGTGCTGAACTCGGTCTGGCTCAAGGCGCAGACGCAGGTCTGGACCCTGGGCGACTTCTGCGCCCGGCCCGCCGACGCCCTGCGCGGCGTGCTGCGCCAGCTGGGCGGCGATCCCGAAGCGGCGACCAACCTGCCGCCCATGCGCGACGTCGCCGGCATGGGCCGCTTTCTGCAAAGGCTGCGCAATGCCGGCTTGCGGCCGCAGCTGATGGGGGAATTCCCCGCCACCGACATTTCGCCCGCGCCTTCCACACCCGTCCCTGAAGAAAGTTCCGCGCCAT